One segment of Drosophila mauritiana strain mau12 chromosome 3R, ASM438214v1, whole genome shotgun sequence DNA contains the following:
- the LOC117143870 gene encoding exocyst complex component 4 isoform X1, producing MSIADKRASFARRAESLVERVRVMNTIYEKYNISTEKCGDLTVIVQGDLSQQEKRAVFITVHDLGCNHNSFQEFVSSPCMTEIKERSCFIHVDVPGHADNAEALADGFPFPSLQSLGEDLVTVLDYLHVKYVIGLGEGAGANVLARFGLAHPSRVLGLILINATGSAASVVQSFKNKFISWKSDEVAQSAESFLMYHKFGHVMENWQIVGENPDKEKIVAEYQKRLHRSLNSKNIGLYVKAFMNRKDLTLKGCKVDVILITGMLSPYASMVEKLHRDVEKERVTILKIERAGDVLADAPGKVAQSILLFCKGQGLLTSVVMPGVDRGRAFSTASSGSLEGANGSRRLSRGISMEDYDKPNIRRLSIMNTKHIFSFNNVYMDAPPPTKPPRGVKYGKDESAGCGFLVNVIKSLGFSETTEERQKEKQKIEAEFKRSDLRLNELVSRHDQQLTQVLPLFSQVSSEVTASRERIHAVKENLGVCKRLLQCRRDELRKMWTDAVQHKYVLEMLEQIQELRKVPQRVVGYTAKRQYLHASKALTDALATLNGPLQAVEGLSDLRTDLQTRRQQLYQRLHEELVTQVYTNSANEALSSFQRTNSSRLNSSFTRGIGARRSTDRIEANARVRKALAEMAQSFDLDKAEVIEDADLIYPELSMSYFVAIIVESFGMLHKVPDSLETLRVQIQTELLNVVRHTTHQLSVSGATADTNPLLTLLEVIFKQFKAIAKTHSLLLKNYLSVGQKYSVVGPQPYDLTDFWAQAQSVLQLLLTDYLDIQNAAADESAQTGFSEPTSNINSYFLRRKVPSTKRSMFKFDKSSHVGTSSNSDTFKEHRRNASDASVDDNLVGQLGGSGKGSTSGLFPHEKKQREKILICTPDQSIITKVYLPLMGYIKEIENFMKCKPGQPCSLHDFLDNYIKDTFLSKGHNRNLQLTIESLSKNQDAWRTIISPEEIKALNLSRPLLQSTVMVERRLMETKNLIQDLPCYSEDLLKMVCALLKAYREICQAAYRGIVQPDSEDKRIYSVAWLKDEDISRFLKTLPNWTDLKTSSQKSRHNRKLHRGSFEPSEEESPLQVQQRNIREAEMLTSNLGEGGITQQEILVEISVLKELAILQESMEWFSCRVSEFANDLRRPLVNGLNAVPAECGADIAVKDGTIKVMTNLALEFDELANTCLLVLHLEVRVQCFHYLRSKSSVRTNSYVGSKDDILEPDRQVQVLTKRLSEMDEAFSATLHPRKTRYIFEGLAHLASRILIQASNYLEHIDQITVQRMCRNAIALQQTLSNITASREVALDQARHFYELLCMEPDEILNALLERGTQFSEMQLLNALQLSCKSFGITDANLLASYQQKLSDILGAKPSKGIVV from the exons AAATACAATATCAGCACAGAGAAATGCGGGGATCTGACGGTCATAGTGCAG GGCGACCTGTCGCAGCAGGAGAAACGCGCCGTGTTCATCACGGTTCACGACCTGGGCTGCAACC ACAACTCATTCCAGGAGTTCGTGAGCAGCCCCTGCATGACGGAGATCAAGGAGCGCTCCTGCTTCATCCACGTGGACGTGCCGGGGCACGCGGACAACGCGGAGGCCCTGGCCGACGGCTTTCCCTTCCCCTCGCTCCAATCCCTGGGCGAGGACCTGGTCACCGTCCTGGACTACCTGCACGTGAAGTACGTGATCGGCCTGGGCGAGGGTGCCGGAGCCAATGTCCTGGCCCGCTTCGGACTGGCCCATCCCAGCCGGGTGCTGGGCCTCATCCTGATCAACGCCACTGGCAGTGCCGCCAGTGTGGTGCAGTCCTTCAAGAACAAG TTCATTAGCTGGAAGAGCGACGAGGTGGCCCAGTCGGCTGAGAGCTTTCTGATGTACCACAAATTCGGACAT GTTATGGAG AACTGG CAAATCGTGGGCGAGAATCCGGACAAGGAGAAGATCGTGGCCGAGTACCAGAAGCGTCTTCACCGATCCCTAAACAGCAAGAACATCGGTCTCTATGTCAAAGCATTTATGAA TCGCAAGGACCTCACGCTCAAGGGCTGCAAGGTGGATGTCATCCTGATCACGGGCATGCTCAGCCCCTACGCATCCATGGTCGAGAAGCTCCATCGCGACGTGGAGAAGGAAAGGGTCACCATTCTGAAGATCGAGCGGGCTGGCGATGTCCTCGCCGATGCT CCCGGAAAGGTGGCCCAATCCATTCTGCTGTTCTGCAAGGGACAGGGCCTGCTCACGTCGGTGGTGATGCCAGGCGTGGATCGCGGACGCGCCTTTTCCACCGCTAGCTCCGGATCGCTGGAGGGGGCCAACGGATCGCGGCGCCTGTCGCGCGGCATCTCGATGGAGGACTACGACAAGCCCAACATCCGCCGGCTCAGCATCATGAACA CCAAGCACATCTTCTCCTTCAACAACGTGTACATGGACGCCCCACCGCCCACGAAGCCCCCGAGGGGAGTGAAGTACGGCAAGGATGAG TCCGCAGGATGTGGCTTCCTGGTCAACGTCATCAAGTCCCTGGGATTCAGCGAGACCACCGAGGAGCGCCAGAAGGAGAAGCAGAAGATCGAGGCGGAATTCAAGCGCTCGGATCTGCGCCTGAACGAGCTGGTCTCGCGGCACGACCAGCAGCTTACCCAGGTGCTGCCCCTGTTCAGCCAGGTGTCCTCAGAGGTGACGGCCAGCCGGGAGCGGATTCATGCCGTCAAGGAGAACCTTGGTGTCTGCAAGCGGCTGTTGCAGTGCCGGCGCGATGAGCTCCGGAAGATGTGGACGGATGCGGTGCAGCACAAGTACGTTCTGGAGATGTTGGAGCAAAT CCAGGAGTTGCGCAAAGTGCCTCAAAGGGTGGTGGGCTACACCGCCAAACGGCAGTATCTGCATGCCAGCAAGGCCTTAACTGATGCCCTGGCCACCCTCAATGGACCCTTACAGGCCGTCGAGGGCTTGTCAGATTTGCGGACCGACCTGCAAACCCGACGCCAGCAGCTGTACCAGCGGCTGCATGAGGAACTGGTCACCCAGGTGTACACCAACTCGGCCAACGAGGCCCTCTCCTCGTTCCAACGCACCAACTCCAGTAGGCTGAATTCCAGTTTTACTCGGGGAATAGGTGCTCGTCGCTCTACGGATCGCATCGAGGCCAATGCTCGAGTGCGCAAGGCGCTGGCCGAAATGGCACAGAGCTTCGATTTGGACAAGGCAGAGGTGATTGAAGACGCAGATCTCATTTACCCGGAGCTGAGCATGAGCTACTTCGTTGCCATCATAGTGGAGTCGTTCGGAATGCTGCACAAGGTGCCTGACTCTCTGGAGACACTGCGCGTCCAAATCCAAACAGAGTTGCTCAACGTGGTGCGGCACACAACGCATCAACTGTCTGTGAGTGGAGCAACGGCGGACACCAATCCGCTCCTCACACTTCTGGAGGTCATATTCAAGCAGTTCAAGGCAATAGCCAAAACGCATTCCTTGCTGCTGAAGAACTATTTGTCGGTGGGACAGAAGTACTCTGTGGTTGGACCCCAACCATACGACCTAACCGATTTCTGGGCCCAGGCTCAGTCAGTG TTGCAACTGTTGCTCACCGACTACTTGGATATACAGAATGCTGCCGCGGACGAAAGTGCCCAGACGGGGTTTTCAGAGCCCACCAGCAACATAAATTCCTATTTTCTAAGGCGTAAGGTGCCGAG CACCAAGCGCTCAATGTTCAAGTTCGATAAGTCATCGCACGTTGGCACGAGCAGCAATAGCGACACCTTCAAGGAGCATCGTCGCAACGCCTCGGATGCCTCCGTGGATGACAACCTTGTCGGCCAGCTTGGTGGCAGTGGCAAGGGCTCCACCAGTGGCCTCTTTCCTCACGAGAAAAAGCAGCGGGAAAAAATACTTATTTGTACGCCGGATCAAAGTATCATAACCAAAGTGTATCTACCTCTAATGGGATATATCAAGGAGATAGAGAACTTTATGAAATGCAAGCCAGG GCAACCCTGCAGTCTACATGACTTTTTAGACAACTACATTAAGGACACATTCCTATCCAAAGGACACAACCGCAACCTGCAGCTGACCATAGAGTCGCTGTCGAAGAATCAAGACGCATGGCGCACTATTATAAGTCCTGAGGAAATAAAGGCTCTTAATCTAAGCAGGCCGTTGCTGCAGTCTACTGTGATGGTCGAACGGAGGTTAATGGAAACTAAGAACCTCATTCAAGACCTGCCCTGCTACTCCGAAGACCTGCTTAAGATGGTGTGTGCTTTGTTGAAGGCCTATCGGGAAATATGTCAGGCGGCCTACCGCGGAATTGTGCAGCCAGATTCAGAGGATAAGAGAATTTACAGCGTGGCATGGCTAAAAGACGAAGATATCAGCAGGTTCTTAAA AACGCTTCCCAACTGGACTGACTTAAAGACCTCCAGTCAGAAGTCGCGCCACAACCGAAAACTTCATCGCGGAAGCTTTGAGCCTTCGGAGGAGGAGAGCCCGTTGCAGGTTCAGCAGCGCAACATCCGCGAGGCTGAAATGCTAACCAGTAATTTGGGCGAGGGTGGGATCACCCAGCAAGAGATTTTGGTCGAGATCAGTGTGCTTAAGGAGCTGGCCATACTGCAGGAGAGCATGGAGTGGTTCTCGTGCCGCGTGTCGGAATTTGCCAACGACTTACGCCGGCCGTTGGTGAACGGACTGAACGCCGTTCCTGCTGAGTGCGGCGCCGACATTGCTGTGAAGGATGGTACGATCAAAGTGATGACTAATCTGGCTTTGGAGTTTGATGAGCTGGCGAACACCTGCCTGCTGGTATTGCATCTGGAGGTGCGCGTTCAATGCTTCCACTATCTGCGCTCGAAGTCGAGTGTAAGGACCAACAGCTATGTGGGCTCCAAGGATGACATCCTGGAGCCCGACCGCCAGGTGCAAGTGCTAACCAAACGGCTGTCTGAAATGGATGAGGCGTTCAGTGCCACTCTACATCCGAGGAAAACCAGG TACATTTTCGAGGGTCTGGCGCACTTGGCGTCGCGCATTCTTATCCAGGCCTCCAATTATCTGGAGCACATAGATCAAATAACCGTGCAACGCATGTGCAGGAACGCGATCGCCCTACAGCAAACATTGAGTAACATAACTGCCTCCAGGGAAGTGGCTTTGGATCAGGCAAGGCACTTCTATGAGCTGCTTTGCATGGAACCCGAT GAAATACTCAATGCGTTGCTGGAGCGGGGCACCCAGTTCTCGGAGATGCAGCTGCTCAATGCCTTGCAATTGTCCTGCAAGTCCTTCGGCATAACCGACGCCAATCTCCTGGCTTCCTATCAGCAGAAGCTGTCGGACATACTAGGCGCCAAGCCCTCGAAGGGAATAGTTGTGTAG
- the LOC117143870 gene encoding exocyst complex component 4 isoform X2: MSIADKRASFARRAESLVERVRVMNTIYEKYNISTEKCGDLTVIVQGDLSQQEKRAVFITVHDLGCNHNSFQEFVSSPCMTEIKERSCFIHVDVPGHADNAEALADGFPFPSLQSLGEDLVTVLDYLHVKYVIGLGEGAGANVLARFGLAHPSRVLGLILINATGSAASVVQSFKNKFISWKSDEVAQSAESFLMYHKFGHVMEQIVGENPDKEKIVAEYQKRLHRSLNSKNIGLYVKAFMNRKDLTLKGCKVDVILITGMLSPYASMVEKLHRDVEKERVTILKIERAGDVLADAPGKVAQSILLFCKGQGLLTSVVMPGVDRGRAFSTASSGSLEGANGSRRLSRGISMEDYDKPNIRRLSIMNTKHIFSFNNVYMDAPPPTKPPRGVKYGKDESAGCGFLVNVIKSLGFSETTEERQKEKQKIEAEFKRSDLRLNELVSRHDQQLTQVLPLFSQVSSEVTASRERIHAVKENLGVCKRLLQCRRDELRKMWTDAVQHKYVLEMLEQIQELRKVPQRVVGYTAKRQYLHASKALTDALATLNGPLQAVEGLSDLRTDLQTRRQQLYQRLHEELVTQVYTNSANEALSSFQRTNSSRLNSSFTRGIGARRSTDRIEANARVRKALAEMAQSFDLDKAEVIEDADLIYPELSMSYFVAIIVESFGMLHKVPDSLETLRVQIQTELLNVVRHTTHQLSVSGATADTNPLLTLLEVIFKQFKAIAKTHSLLLKNYLSVGQKYSVVGPQPYDLTDFWAQAQSVLQLLLTDYLDIQNAAADESAQTGFSEPTSNINSYFLRRKVPSTKRSMFKFDKSSHVGTSSNSDTFKEHRRNASDASVDDNLVGQLGGSGKGSTSGLFPHEKKQREKILICTPDQSIITKVYLPLMGYIKEIENFMKCKPGQPCSLHDFLDNYIKDTFLSKGHNRNLQLTIESLSKNQDAWRTIISPEEIKALNLSRPLLQSTVMVERRLMETKNLIQDLPCYSEDLLKMVCALLKAYREICQAAYRGIVQPDSEDKRIYSVAWLKDEDISRFLKTLPNWTDLKTSSQKSRHNRKLHRGSFEPSEEESPLQVQQRNIREAEMLTSNLGEGGITQQEILVEISVLKELAILQESMEWFSCRVSEFANDLRRPLVNGLNAVPAECGADIAVKDGTIKVMTNLALEFDELANTCLLVLHLEVRVQCFHYLRSKSSVRTNSYVGSKDDILEPDRQVQVLTKRLSEMDEAFSATLHPRKTRYIFEGLAHLASRILIQASNYLEHIDQITVQRMCRNAIALQQTLSNITASREVALDQARHFYELLCMEPDEILNALLERGTQFSEMQLLNALQLSCKSFGITDANLLASYQQKLSDILGAKPSKGIVV; encoded by the exons AAATACAATATCAGCACAGAGAAATGCGGGGATCTGACGGTCATAGTGCAG GGCGACCTGTCGCAGCAGGAGAAACGCGCCGTGTTCATCACGGTTCACGACCTGGGCTGCAACC ACAACTCATTCCAGGAGTTCGTGAGCAGCCCCTGCATGACGGAGATCAAGGAGCGCTCCTGCTTCATCCACGTGGACGTGCCGGGGCACGCGGACAACGCGGAGGCCCTGGCCGACGGCTTTCCCTTCCCCTCGCTCCAATCCCTGGGCGAGGACCTGGTCACCGTCCTGGACTACCTGCACGTGAAGTACGTGATCGGCCTGGGCGAGGGTGCCGGAGCCAATGTCCTGGCCCGCTTCGGACTGGCCCATCCCAGCCGGGTGCTGGGCCTCATCCTGATCAACGCCACTGGCAGTGCCGCCAGTGTGGTGCAGTCCTTCAAGAACAAG TTCATTAGCTGGAAGAGCGACGAGGTGGCCCAGTCGGCTGAGAGCTTTCTGATGTACCACAAATTCGGACAT GTTATGGAG CAAATCGTGGGCGAGAATCCGGACAAGGAGAAGATCGTGGCCGAGTACCAGAAGCGTCTTCACCGATCCCTAAACAGCAAGAACATCGGTCTCTATGTCAAAGCATTTATGAA TCGCAAGGACCTCACGCTCAAGGGCTGCAAGGTGGATGTCATCCTGATCACGGGCATGCTCAGCCCCTACGCATCCATGGTCGAGAAGCTCCATCGCGACGTGGAGAAGGAAAGGGTCACCATTCTGAAGATCGAGCGGGCTGGCGATGTCCTCGCCGATGCT CCCGGAAAGGTGGCCCAATCCATTCTGCTGTTCTGCAAGGGACAGGGCCTGCTCACGTCGGTGGTGATGCCAGGCGTGGATCGCGGACGCGCCTTTTCCACCGCTAGCTCCGGATCGCTGGAGGGGGCCAACGGATCGCGGCGCCTGTCGCGCGGCATCTCGATGGAGGACTACGACAAGCCCAACATCCGCCGGCTCAGCATCATGAACA CCAAGCACATCTTCTCCTTCAACAACGTGTACATGGACGCCCCACCGCCCACGAAGCCCCCGAGGGGAGTGAAGTACGGCAAGGATGAG TCCGCAGGATGTGGCTTCCTGGTCAACGTCATCAAGTCCCTGGGATTCAGCGAGACCACCGAGGAGCGCCAGAAGGAGAAGCAGAAGATCGAGGCGGAATTCAAGCGCTCGGATCTGCGCCTGAACGAGCTGGTCTCGCGGCACGACCAGCAGCTTACCCAGGTGCTGCCCCTGTTCAGCCAGGTGTCCTCAGAGGTGACGGCCAGCCGGGAGCGGATTCATGCCGTCAAGGAGAACCTTGGTGTCTGCAAGCGGCTGTTGCAGTGCCGGCGCGATGAGCTCCGGAAGATGTGGACGGATGCGGTGCAGCACAAGTACGTTCTGGAGATGTTGGAGCAAAT CCAGGAGTTGCGCAAAGTGCCTCAAAGGGTGGTGGGCTACACCGCCAAACGGCAGTATCTGCATGCCAGCAAGGCCTTAACTGATGCCCTGGCCACCCTCAATGGACCCTTACAGGCCGTCGAGGGCTTGTCAGATTTGCGGACCGACCTGCAAACCCGACGCCAGCAGCTGTACCAGCGGCTGCATGAGGAACTGGTCACCCAGGTGTACACCAACTCGGCCAACGAGGCCCTCTCCTCGTTCCAACGCACCAACTCCAGTAGGCTGAATTCCAGTTTTACTCGGGGAATAGGTGCTCGTCGCTCTACGGATCGCATCGAGGCCAATGCTCGAGTGCGCAAGGCGCTGGCCGAAATGGCACAGAGCTTCGATTTGGACAAGGCAGAGGTGATTGAAGACGCAGATCTCATTTACCCGGAGCTGAGCATGAGCTACTTCGTTGCCATCATAGTGGAGTCGTTCGGAATGCTGCACAAGGTGCCTGACTCTCTGGAGACACTGCGCGTCCAAATCCAAACAGAGTTGCTCAACGTGGTGCGGCACACAACGCATCAACTGTCTGTGAGTGGAGCAACGGCGGACACCAATCCGCTCCTCACACTTCTGGAGGTCATATTCAAGCAGTTCAAGGCAATAGCCAAAACGCATTCCTTGCTGCTGAAGAACTATTTGTCGGTGGGACAGAAGTACTCTGTGGTTGGACCCCAACCATACGACCTAACCGATTTCTGGGCCCAGGCTCAGTCAGTG TTGCAACTGTTGCTCACCGACTACTTGGATATACAGAATGCTGCCGCGGACGAAAGTGCCCAGACGGGGTTTTCAGAGCCCACCAGCAACATAAATTCCTATTTTCTAAGGCGTAAGGTGCCGAG CACCAAGCGCTCAATGTTCAAGTTCGATAAGTCATCGCACGTTGGCACGAGCAGCAATAGCGACACCTTCAAGGAGCATCGTCGCAACGCCTCGGATGCCTCCGTGGATGACAACCTTGTCGGCCAGCTTGGTGGCAGTGGCAAGGGCTCCACCAGTGGCCTCTTTCCTCACGAGAAAAAGCAGCGGGAAAAAATACTTATTTGTACGCCGGATCAAAGTATCATAACCAAAGTGTATCTACCTCTAATGGGATATATCAAGGAGATAGAGAACTTTATGAAATGCAAGCCAGG GCAACCCTGCAGTCTACATGACTTTTTAGACAACTACATTAAGGACACATTCCTATCCAAAGGACACAACCGCAACCTGCAGCTGACCATAGAGTCGCTGTCGAAGAATCAAGACGCATGGCGCACTATTATAAGTCCTGAGGAAATAAAGGCTCTTAATCTAAGCAGGCCGTTGCTGCAGTCTACTGTGATGGTCGAACGGAGGTTAATGGAAACTAAGAACCTCATTCAAGACCTGCCCTGCTACTCCGAAGACCTGCTTAAGATGGTGTGTGCTTTGTTGAAGGCCTATCGGGAAATATGTCAGGCGGCCTACCGCGGAATTGTGCAGCCAGATTCAGAGGATAAGAGAATTTACAGCGTGGCATGGCTAAAAGACGAAGATATCAGCAGGTTCTTAAA AACGCTTCCCAACTGGACTGACTTAAAGACCTCCAGTCAGAAGTCGCGCCACAACCGAAAACTTCATCGCGGAAGCTTTGAGCCTTCGGAGGAGGAGAGCCCGTTGCAGGTTCAGCAGCGCAACATCCGCGAGGCTGAAATGCTAACCAGTAATTTGGGCGAGGGTGGGATCACCCAGCAAGAGATTTTGGTCGAGATCAGTGTGCTTAAGGAGCTGGCCATACTGCAGGAGAGCATGGAGTGGTTCTCGTGCCGCGTGTCGGAATTTGCCAACGACTTACGCCGGCCGTTGGTGAACGGACTGAACGCCGTTCCTGCTGAGTGCGGCGCCGACATTGCTGTGAAGGATGGTACGATCAAAGTGATGACTAATCTGGCTTTGGAGTTTGATGAGCTGGCGAACACCTGCCTGCTGGTATTGCATCTGGAGGTGCGCGTTCAATGCTTCCACTATCTGCGCTCGAAGTCGAGTGTAAGGACCAACAGCTATGTGGGCTCCAAGGATGACATCCTGGAGCCCGACCGCCAGGTGCAAGTGCTAACCAAACGGCTGTCTGAAATGGATGAGGCGTTCAGTGCCACTCTACATCCGAGGAAAACCAGG TACATTTTCGAGGGTCTGGCGCACTTGGCGTCGCGCATTCTTATCCAGGCCTCCAATTATCTGGAGCACATAGATCAAATAACCGTGCAACGCATGTGCAGGAACGCGATCGCCCTACAGCAAACATTGAGTAACATAACTGCCTCCAGGGAAGTGGCTTTGGATCAGGCAAGGCACTTCTATGAGCTGCTTTGCATGGAACCCGAT GAAATACTCAATGCGTTGCTGGAGCGGGGCACCCAGTTCTCGGAGATGCAGCTGCTCAATGCCTTGCAATTGTCCTGCAAGTCCTTCGGCATAACCGACGCCAATCTCCTGGCTTCCTATCAGCAGAAGCTGTCGGACATACTAGGCGCCAAGCCCTCGAAGGGAATAGTTGTGTAG